The Eisenibacter elegans DSM 3317 sequence TTAAAAGGCAAGGCCGCCGGGGTACCTCTGTACCAGTTTTTGAAAACACCGCTTATTCGTAAGTATGGGGAAGAGTGGTACAACACGCTCGTCGCTCAAATCAGTGAACGGATGCCCGACCCCCAAGACCACTGAGTCGGACGTGTTTTGTTTCACACTAAAGTACGACTTTGCAGGCAGGGCGATGCGATTGAAAATGCTTTACTTCCTGAGCCGAAAGATGTTTTTGTAGTGCTATATGCAAGAGCTTTAATTGGGGCAACTCATAGAGCGGCTCTAACGAACGCACCTGTGTACCCCAAAGGTGTAGCTCCTCTAGGTTTGTCCAAGAGGTTGCGGGAGTGAGGTCTGCTATACCTGTCATGCCTATTTTCAAGACCTTCAGCCGCTGTAGCCCCTCTAGGGCATAGAGGTGTTTCACCGAAGTAAAGGCACAGCTTAGGGTACGTAGCTGGCTTAATTCTGCCAAAGGGCTCAGGTCGGCTACGGGAGTATGGTCAAGTATGAGGGTGCGTAAATCTGTCAGCTCGGCTAGCTCTTCTATACCACTGATACGGGTATTACCGATATTGAGCCATTGCAATTGTTTGAGCACAGCGATAGGTGCTAACGACTCAAGGGCTGTGCGCGACACATCCAAGCTGCGTAGTGCTGTATTGGCGGCTAGCGGTCTGAGGCTTTGGAGTGGGTTAGAGTGTGCCAATAAGACCTCTAAGCTAGGCAAATCAGCTATTGGGTCGAGATGTGTGAGGTGTGAAGATTGAACAAAGCACTCCTTCAGGGCTAAAATCTCGGCCAACAGTGCTTCTGTAACCATACGCCTGTTGGGGTAAAAAGTCTGCTGATACAATGTTTGATAAAGCAACATAGGCGGAGCATAATAATTTTGTTTGCTCTGTAATACGGCTGTCAGCTGTTGTGAAGTAATGTTGCGGTTGATTTCACGATTGAGCAAAAGCAATTGTTGCCAATGAGCATCCAAGCTTTGCCACCAGTATAAGTGTGTGGAAGCGTCCGAAATATCCATCAATGTGATTGGGTATGTTTTTTGAAGCGGTAGCAATCGTTTATTTACTTGTTATTGAACGTCAAAACTCTGTAGGGGTTACCCTTATCATATATGATGCCTATTTCTGCTTGTAAATTGTCGGCACAAAGCTCAGGTTGGTTGGTGGGCGGCGGCTCCCCCATTGTTGCGGCTTGGGAGGCGCTTTTTGCCGATAGCCAATTGCCTTGGCAATGCATACAACTCCCCCACTATCAAGGCGCAACCTCCTTACCTACTGTCCATCAATTGCCTAACCTTGACGACACTACGTTGAGGGGCTTTTGCCAAGGCCAAGAGGCAGGCAGCCTTACCTTGATAGATTTGCCCTTGTTGGCTTTTAGCCCTGCTCCAGCCGAAAAACAAGCCCTTGCCCCAGAAGTGCAGGTGCTCTGGGCGCTACTCAAACACTTTGTGCCTTGGGTTGCCGCCAAAAACGGGCAGATTTGGCTCACCACACACACGCCTTCGCCCTTAGAAGAAGACGTGCGGCGCTTACGTCAACAGGCGCTCGTAGGCCTTATGCGCAATATCGCACCAGAGGCGGCTAAGCTGGGGGTACGCCTCAACTGGCTCTGCCCACCCTCCTCACAAGCCCTCGACGAAGCACAAATTGCTGCTTGGCAGGAACTGCTATGCACACTCGCTAACGATGCCAATATCAGCGGCGGAGAACATAGTCTTTAGTACTTGTCGAAAAATGTGATTATTGCTTTATATATTATCATAATTTATTTTACAAAAATAGTCCCTCCCTTGCCTGACAGTATCTACTTAGGTCAGATTAGGAAATCACCCCGCTGGATATTTTGGGTTTTTGTCTTGGTTGTGCTCATTTTGCCCCGAGTTTTTGACGTACATTTAACCTGGAACTCCGGCTCCGAGAGAAGCTGAGACCTCGTTCTGGAGGTAAAATGAGATTTAGCCTACAGTTTTAACTGTGGGATTTGAAAAATATCCAGTGGCGTGGAAATCTCTTGAGCCAATTGGCAGGTCGAACATCTAGCCAAAACAAAAAAGCTAGGTCGTTTGTGATGTTCGGCAAAATGTGTAGACTTGTAATTGTCTTCTCTCATCGAATATTTCCCTGCCTATGCTGTCATATCAAATACAAATTCCCCAACCCGCCACACACGAGATTGTCGTTACGCTACGCCTGAAGCATCCGGCTACTACCCAAGGCACTCTCTTGGCAATGGCCACTTGGACACCGGGTTCGTATCTCCAACGCGAGTACGCGCAGTTTGTAAGTCAGGTAAGGGCAGTTGATGCCCACGGAAAGGCATTGAAGATACAGAAAACAGCCAAAAACCGATGGTATTTGGCACACAGCGCCGAGGATGGCATCGTATCGGTCAGCTATAAGGTCTATGCGTACCGTTGGACAGTTCGGAATGCCTATTTGGATGAGCAACAGTTATTTTTTGTACCCGGTGCAGTGCTGATGTTCTGCCCCGATCAGCTAGCTTGGCCTATCCATTTAGAGCTTCATCTACCCAGCGGCTGGGCTGCCCATGTGCCCCTGCCAAGCCTACCGACCGCATCTCAGGAGGGCGAAGAACGGGGAACTGCTGCCAACTGGACTGACAACACACAGCCCTGTGTCTATCAAGCCCCTGATTGGGATACGATGGCCGATAGTCCCATCTGGGCGACAAAAGGGCTGAAGAACTTTGATTTTGAAGCTTCCGGATTGATACACCGCGTGGCATATTGGGGCAAAAAACAATTGGATGAGCAACGGCTCAGTCAAGATTTGCAAGCCATTGTAGAGGCCTGTATGGCTATTTTTGAAGAACATACCCACCCTTGCCAAGGTTATCTAGACAATACCTACTACTTTCAGGTATACTTTTCGGCCAAGGGATTTGGCGGCTTAGAGCACCTCAACTCGACCACCTTGCAGTTCCCCAAGGCACTCTATGCTACGCCCCAAGGATATATCGAGTTTTTAGAGTTGGCCGCTCACGAGTATTTCCATCTTTGGAATGTCAAGCGCTTACGCCCTTTGCAAAGCTTTGATTATGAGCGCGAAAACTACACCTCTCTGCTGTGGGTGGCCGAGGGGTTTACGGTTTATTACGAAGCCCTTATCTTGCACCGTGCCGGGCTGATTGATGCCCAAAAGTGCTTCCGTGTAATGGCTGCCCTG is a genomic window containing:
- a CDS encoding leucine-rich repeat domain-containing protein — its product is MDISDASTHLYWWQSLDAHWQQLLLLNREINRNITSQQLTAVLQSKQNYYAPPMLLYQTLYQQTFYPNRRMVTEALLAEILALKECFVQSSHLTHLDPIADLPSLEVLLAHSNPLQSLRPLAANTALRSLDVSRTALESLAPIAVLKQLQWLNIGNTRISGIEELAELTDLRTLILDHTPVADLSPLAELSQLRTLSCAFTSVKHLYALEGLQRLKVLKIGMTGIADLTPATSWTNLEELHLWGTQVRSLEPLYELPQLKLLHIALQKHLSAQEVKHFQSHRPACKVVL
- a CDS encoding M61 family metallopeptidase yields the protein MLSYQIQIPQPATHEIVVTLRLKHPATTQGTLLAMATWTPGSYLQREYAQFVSQVRAVDAHGKALKIQKTAKNRWYLAHSAEDGIVSVSYKVYAYRWTVRNAYLDEQQLFFVPGAVLMFCPDQLAWPIHLELHLPSGWAAHVPLPSLPTASQEGEERGTAANWTDNTQPCVYQAPDWDTMADSPIWATKGLKNFDFEASGLIHRVAYWGKKQLDEQRLSQDLQAIVEACMAIFEEHTHPCQGYLDNTYYFQVYFSAKGFGGLEHLNSTTLQFPKALYATPQGYIEFLELAAHEYFHLWNVKRLRPLQSFDYERENYTSLLWVAEGFTVYYEALILHRAGLIDAQKCFRVMAALLEKVENLPGNQVQPVAEASWDTWIKFYRPHEHSDSLTISYYHKGALVAWALDAEIIHLSQGRYTTDDLLRQLYRRCYQQADRAYTDADICAVLANLTGQPAAYFEEWLARYVYDTTTIPYTAMAEKLGLQLLEKAKNPDKTYAGWQVNGQGVITQVRQGSPAQRAGLQVDDVLLSLNEQPVKQWDKALENYPVEVPISVQFRRDGYLQTRNLTPKADPTRAWEIAPLQAPNPQQSLALKAWLRQ